One genomic segment of Brachionichthys hirsutus isolate HB-005 chromosome 13, CSIRO-AGI_Bhir_v1, whole genome shotgun sequence includes these proteins:
- the utp23 gene encoding rRNA-processing protein UTP23 homolog — MKIKRQKQAKKTLSFYKYNFSFRQPFQILIDGTFCQAALKNKIQIKEQMPKYLMGEVQLCTTNCALKELDTLGKELYGARLILQRYQVRRCPHFKSPVPASECLLAMLEETNPHHYFVATQDHTVTAGLKKIPGVPLLYIILNTIVLDKPRQASLDHVQAVQLGELVSSAQQQSIRSLKEEQGIGQKDGERRGRKRKRKQSHPNPLSCLKKKKKKGIPTPPLKKAEQGGKRKRSRHKNQRVHESVPETVKA, encoded by the exons ATGAAGATCAAGCGACAGAAACAAGCCAAGAAAACCCTCAGTTTCTACAAATACAACTTCAGCTTCAGACAACCCTTTCAGATCCTCATCGACGGGACTTTTTGTCAGGCGGCTCTGAAGAACAAGATTCAGATTAAAGAGCAAATGCCCAAATACTTGATGGGGGAGGTGCAGCTCTGCACGACAAA CTGTGCACTGAAAGAACTGGACACTCTGGGGAAAGAGCTGTACGGAGCTCGGCTCATTCTGCAGCGGTATCAGGTGAGGAGGTGTCCGCATTTTAAGAGCCCTGTACCGGCTTCGGAGTGTTTGCTGGCCATGTTGGAGGAGACCAACCCACACCACTACTTTGTTGCTACACAG gACCACACAGTAACTGCAGGCCTAAAGAAGATCCCCGGTGTCCCTCTGCTCTATATCATCCTTAACACCATTGTTCTCGACAAGCCCCGCCAGGCATCTCTCGACCACGTCCAGGCCGTCCAGCTCGGGGAGTTGGTGAGCTCCGCTCAGCAGCAGAGCATCCGCagcctgaaggaggagcagggcaTTGGgcagaaggatggagagaggcgagggaggaagaggaagagaaaacagagcCATCCTAACCCGCTGAGttgcctgaagaagaagaaaaagaaaggcatTCCAACACCGCCTCTGAAGAAGGCAGAGCAGGGGGGGAAGAGGAAAAGAAGTCGACACAAGAATCAGAGAGTCCACGAATCTGTTCCTGAGACTGTGAAGGCATAG
- the LOC137903438 gene encoding proton-coupled zinc antiporter SLC30A2-like, giving the protein MFRKKDPERLPLGVGGKNTYTTEGSVPNQEVPQPNGTDDIKHCHDNSLAHENRNKERAVARKRLYIASAICLIFMIGEILGGYFAGSLAVMTDAAHLLVDLFSFLISLFALWISSRPATQRLNFGWHRAEILGALLSILSIWLVTGILVYFAVERLISNDYTIEATVMLITSGCAVLANIIMALTLHHSGHGHSHGGLGSHGHSQGRKKQEGSTNTNVAHGRMDLEQNAANRCQIPEKANASVRAAFVHVLGDLFQSISVFVSAIIIFFKPEYKVADPICTFLFSLFVLCTTITIIKDIVIVLMEGTPVGLTYTDMRDRLFEVKGVTAIHNLYIWALTMNQAVLSAHVAIDESADDQSVLREITQVCFSANFHSVTIQLEKQADLKPGCILCENPET; this is encoded by the exons ATGTTCAGAAAGAAGGATCCAGAGAGACTCCCCCTCGGAGTGGGAGGCAAAAACACGTACACCACTGAAGGAAG TGTGCCCAACCAGGAAGTGCCACAGCCGAATGGCACTGATGACATCAAgcattgccatgacaacagcctTGCCCATGAGAATCGCAATAAAGAAAGAGCAGTTGCCAGGAAGAGGTTGTACATAGCCAGTGCCATCTGCCTAATTTTCATGATTGGTGAAATCCTCG GTGGATATTTTGCAGGCAGCCTAGCGGTGATGACAGATGCTGCCCACCTGCTGGTGGATCTCTTCAGCTTCCTCATCAGCCTGTTTGCCCTCTGGATCTCCTCCAGACCCGCCACACAGAGGTTGAATTTTGGCTGGCACCGGGCAG AGATTCTGGGCGCTTTGTTATCAATTCTTAGCATCTGGCTGGTGACAGGAATCTTAGTTTATTTTGCCGTGGAGCGCCTCATCAGCAATGACTACACCATCGAGGCCACTGTCATGCTCATTACGTCTGGTTGTGCTGTGCTGGCTAATATTAT CATGGCCCTCACCCTTCACCACTCCGGCCATGGCCACAGTCACGGGGGTCTCGGCTCACATGGCCATAGCCAGGGTcgaaagaaacaggaaggaagcaCCAATACAAATGTGGCTCATGGCCGCATGGACTTGGAGCAAAATGCAGCCAATCGGT GTCAGATACCAGAGAAGGCCAATGCCAGTGTGAGAGCGGCCTTTGTCCATGTACTGGGAGATCTTTTCCAGAGTATCAGCGTGTTTGTCAGcgccatcatcatcttcttcaag CCGGAATACAAAGTGGCTGACCCCATCTGCACTTTCCTGTTCTCTCTATTTGTCTTGTGCACCACAATTACCATCATTAAGGATATTGTCATTGTCCTGATGGAAG GCACTCCGGTGGGGTTGACATACACTGACATGCGGGACCGTCTGTTTGAAGTGAAGGGGGTGACGGCGATTCACAACCTTTACATCTGGGCCCTCACCATGAACCAGGCCGTGCTGTCTGCACATGTAGCCATAG ACGAGTCAGCTGATGACCAGTCTGTCCTCAGAGAAATAACGCAAGTTTGTTTCTCCGCCAACTTCCACTCTGTTACGATTCAGCTGGAGAAACAGGCCGACCTGAAGCCTGGGTGTATCCTGTGTGAGAACCCAGAGACGTAG
- the rad21b gene encoding RAD21 cohesin complex component b, translating to MFYAHFVLSKRGPLAKIWLAAHWDKKLTKAHVFECNLESSVESIISPKVKMALRTSGHLLLGVVRIYHRKAKYLLADCNEAFIKIKMAFRPGVVDLPEENREAAYNAITLPEEFHDFDQALPDLDDIDVAQQFNLNQSRVEEITMREEVGNLNLLQDNDFADFGMDDREMMREESAFEVDIMGASASNLLLEAEGATNQMADKANHLEYDGQYKDDFGDNPMAINEGGMLVDKLLSNEDGGGIFDDPPAITEGVMMPQDHRHDEDDFDALSAGAPNSPDSGPTEPLPTMGDQTEQTTLVHNEEETFALEPIDITVKETKAKRKRKLIVDSMKELDSKTIRAQLSDYSDIVSTLDLAPPTKKLMMWKETGGVEKLFSLPAQALWNARLLKVFTRCLTPLVPDELRRRRKGGEADSLDEFLKDLENPEVPREETTGQQQRDILDQTIMEEASVLQTSAVEGSRTMLDESVMPPPSSQRGLKRKAQDTEPALPMGTLDQQQQPQASSAPPQPEPSNVDLPPEDTTNISQLIELDLLADKDKKKNGDDSDEEEEEVQGDQDQEERRWNKRTQQMLHGLQRVMSKTGSQSVSLLDLCRNNNKKQAAAKFYSFLVLKKQQAVELVQEEPYSDIVSTPGPRFHII from the exons ATGTTCTATGCCCACTTTGTCCTCAGTAAGCGTGGGCCTCTGGCTAAAATCTGGCTGGCGGCCCACTGGGACAAGAAGCTGACCAAAGCGCATGTGTTTGAGTGCAATCTGGAGAGCAGCGTGGAGAGCATCATCTCCCCAAAG GTGAAAATGGCCTTACGGACATCAGGGCATCTGCTGCTGGGCGTGGTGAGGATCTACCACAGGAAGGCCAAGTACCTGCTGGCAGATTGTAACGAGGCCTTCATCAAGATCAAGATGGCGTTTAGACCAG GCGTGGTGGATCTTCCAGAGGAGAACAGAGAAGCTGCCTACAACGCCATCACACTGCCTGAAGAGTTCCACGATTTTGATCAGGCGCTACCAGATCTAGA TGATATTGACGTTGCTCAGCAGTTCAACTTGAATCAGAGCAGAGTGGAGGAGATCACCATGAGAGAAGAGGTGGGCAACCTCaacctgctgcaggacaacgaCTTCG CTGACTTCGGTATGGATGACCGGGAAATGATGAGGGAGGAGAGCGCGTTTGAGGTCGACATCATGGGAGCGTCGGCTtccaacctgctgctggaggccgagggtgcaaccaatcagatggcTGATAAAGCCAACCACTTGGAGTACGATGGCCAGTACAAGGACGACTTCGGAGACAACCCCATGGCGATCAACGAGGGAGGCATGCTGG TGGACAAGCTGCTGAGTAACGAGGATGGAGGGGGCATTTTTGATGACCCCCCTGCCATCACAGAGGGTGTGATGATGCCTCAGGACCACAGACACGATGAAGATGACTTTGATGCTCTCTCAG cCGGAGCCCCCAACAGCCCGGACTCGGGCCCAACCGAGCCCCTACCCACCATGGGGGACCAGACGGAACAGACCACCCTGGTTCACAATGAGGAGGAGACCTTCGCCCTGGAGCCTATTGACATCACAG TAAAGGAGACCAAGGCGAAGCGTAAGAGGAAGCTGATCGTGGACAGCATGAAGGAGCTGGACAGTAAAACCATCCGTGCGCAGCTGTCGGATTACTCCGACATCGTCAGCACACTGGACCTGGCTCCTCCCACCAAGAAGCTGATGATGTggaaggagacgggaggagtGGAGaagcttttctctctccctgcacAGGCTCTCTGGAACGCCAGGCTGCTAAAG GTGTTCACAAGGTGTCTGACGCCGCTGGTACCAGACGAgcttaggaggaggaggaaaggtgGAGAGGCTGACAGTCTGGATGAGTTCCTCAAGGacctggagaacccagaggtTCCCAGAGAAGAAACAACTGGGCAACAGCAGAGAGACATCCTTG ATCAGACTATCATGGAAGAGGCCAGTGTGCTGCAGACCTCGGCTGTGGAGGGCAGCAGGACAATGCTGGACGAGTCGGTCATGCCCCCTCCGTCCTCCCAACGGGGCCTTAAACGCAAAGCCCAGGACACAGAACCGGCCCTGCCT ATGGGCACTctggaccagcagcagcagccacaggcGTCCAGCGCGCCCCCACAGCCAGAACCATCCAATGTGGACCTTCCCCCGGAGGACACCACGAACATCAGCCAGCTGATAGAGCTGGATTTGCTTGCTGACAAGGACAAAAAGAAGAACGGTGATGACTCTGATGAAGAG gaggaggaggtgcaagGAGACCAggatcaggaggagaggaggtggaacAAAAGAACCCAGCAGATGCTCCATGGCCTCCAG AGGGTGATGTCCAAAACAGGCTCCCAGTCGGTCAGCCTGCTGGATCTGTGCAGGAACAACAATAAGAAGCAGGCGGCGGCTAAGTTCTATAGCTTCCTGGTTCTCAAGAAGCAGCAGGCGGTGGAGCTGGTCCAGGAAGAGCCGTACAGCGACATCGTATCGACGCCGGGACCCCGCTTCCACATCATCTAG